The DNA region gtgtACGCTTTCTACACAACTGAGCAACCAGGAGAGCCCATAACATGTGCCTTGAACTCGTTTTAACCTTTCTTTAATTACTTTCATACGGTTTTCTAATAGATAGATTGGGGTTCTTtgatcatattttctttttataaaatatacatatccaATAGATTATATTATACTGTATTAGTAGTATTTATAAAGTTCTCTAGTCTAGTGGTTAAGTATATTGTTCCCATGTCTTTATTGGTAATGGTGAGTCCCAATTTTAACGTTGACTTTGTTTTTCTGTCAGTTGACTTGAGCATGTGCTTTTTTTGGTCAAGTCCATAAAAGTTAACAACAATCAAAGTTAACCATAATGAATGATTACTTGCATCATTAGTGTATGTAAATAGAGGAATTTTCCTAACACTTGACGAACAAATCaacttttttcttccaataCTTTTTCTAGAGATTTACACACTATGTCCATAGGAACTCTACCTTCAATTAATTCAGTTGAGACTATTTTGTAGCTGAGAGTTATTTGGAAGGTGCTAAAAAGTCGGGAGGTGAACACAAGTTTGAGCTCAACTGGGCTCGAGGTCGTCCTGACCATACAATTCACGTAGGCAACCTTGGACCTGAAGTCACTAACCAATTGCTCAGGGATACATttacaaaggttttttaaacagtCTAAGGGGTATATGTTGTGACAGACAGAATAATGTGAACTTGGCCTTGTAATCATGTagacaaaatccaaaatactgaaaaaaaaaaaattagaacgtGACTTCAGGTccaaggtttcttttttttttggacacttttaaaagaaaaagagtacacttttaaaagtaaaaaggaGTATCTGCTCTGGTCCGATCATCATACTGAAGGGAGAGTTCAGAGTACTTCTTATACCTAAAACGACCCTTTGAGTGAAGAAGATCTCTCGCTACTCTCAGTAAGATCATCATTCTCGTTCCTTAATCTGTTGTTCTGTGAATCCCTTGGAAACTGGAATCGCCGCCgctgctactttttttttgttatttttggtcGGAGAGTAAGTAATAGGGGTTTTCACCGgcttgatttgaatttttgtatttttgagttGTGAAATTGCGGAAAGTAACTTTAACTTCTTAAGGTTTGAAAGACGATGCTTGCCTTGGATTAGTCCTCTCTCCAAACTCTTACGATTTGTAGATTAAAATCTGTAACTTTTTTGGAATTGCAATAGACACAATCCATGCATGTTAAGTTTTGATCTTGGTATTCAATTTTTGTCTTGTCTCCACGAATTGTTGTAatacttttgtaatatttatctTGGTGACAGGCTGAATTAAAAAAGGCAATGGCAGAAGAAGCAGCGGATAAGGCAGCTTTCCTCGGTGGTCTTGTTGTCACATTCAAGGACCAAATCCACACTGATGTTCTTGTTAAGCCTGGTCAGCAAGGCTCACCCATACCTACTCACAAAGccgtttctgtttttttcccttttttctcaCATCTCTGCACTCAAATTCACACTGAGGTTCCAACTATTGATATACCTTTTGGTTTCGTATTTCTGCCCAAAGCTGCTATTCTAGCTAGTCTCAAGACACTTATACTTAAACACATGCTAAATTTGGTTTAGCAGTCAGATCATCTATTCTCTAATTCCTGGTGGATCTCAGTGTTTGATTGTTGAGAGTTCCTTcattagtttttgtttaccatattTCAAAGTAAGTTTTGTGAAAGCTCATTTGCAGTTTTTTGGGCAATTTGACAAATGTTTTACTATCCATTTACTTGCATTGACTGATTTATGCTTGGATCAAGTAACAACATCCCTTAGATATGTATGTATCTGTTTTCTTCCTGTAGGCGGCAAGATCAAAGGTCTTCAGAAACATGTTAGATTCTGACGAATGCAAAACCTCCTCCGAGGAATCCATCACCCTCCCGGATTTGACTCACGACGAACTCAAATCTCTTCTCGAGTTCCTCTACTGCGGAAACTTAAAAGCTCCATACAATCAATACAGAGCCCTCTATTTGGCTGCCGATAAATACGACATTTCATACCTTCAAGAGGTTTGCAGAAACCATTTCGTTGCATCCCTCAGCTCCAGGAACGTCCTAGACACCTTAGAGCTCGCCAGTATTCCTTGTGATACGCTCTTGAAAGAAGCTGCGATCAATCATATTGTAAAACATATGGAAGAAGTGGTTGTTCCCATGAAATACGAGACATTTGTGCAGAGGAACCCTGATCTAAGCGTGGAGATCACTAGGGCTTATCTCAGAGAGACCAAAGCCAAATCCAAAGATCATGGAGCTTCTTTGCTTGTTCATCGCCCAAGCATGTGGATCCATGAGtgatttttcttacttttttcttttcttgtaagAGTGAAAAAGTTACTTTGTTTTATGGATTATTATCTCAACGTGTTATATGTGATTCATGTCCCAGCCTTTATAAGTTAGTAAAAGTAAATCGGTTAGATTGGCAGGAAAGAGCAAAAGCATGTATACTGATATTTTATAGTTGCCATAGTAAATGGCTAAATGGATGTAATATCACAATAAGATCCACTGAGGTTTAAAGTAGATCAAATATGAAATTACATTgaaatttaaagtttgtttACGATATTTTATATCTTTAGCTTTTGGACGGTAAATATAATGTTGGCATTAGGCAACTctcaatatgtatatattttttcatttcattcaaaTGAAAAAGAATGGTAATAAATTGGGATTTATAGAGGTGGGCCGTGGTGGTAACCTATATAATTAGGTCTCCTGAATAGGAACAAGTGGCAATTTGCCTCCGTAGATGTCGGGGAGTTGGTTTTCGTCTATGTCTTCAAGCAGAGTTGGAGTGAGTTTCTTGTTCTCCACGAAAACAATCTGTCAGGGAAAAAATCAACAAcagaataacaaaataaatctcTCCCAACCAAAGTCTAAACGGTAAGAGGTTAATTTTGTTACCTTTTTCTTGGTGTTGGCGTCGATAAAGGGGTAAATGACCTTCCATGCAGTCATGAATATGTAAGGGGCATGAACTATATAGAGTTTCCCTAGTCTCTCTGGGTAACAATCCTGGAACCAGaaggttttattaattttcaattttgtgaaaattattATCTACCTTCCATAGTATATTCATCATTGTCCGAACCTTGAAGGCAATAACGATATTTTGCTAAAATGGTCCCGATTACAAtcatgaaatttcttttaaaaaaacaaagaacaaaaaaaatccataaaagaGTATAAAGTTAAAAGAAAGAGCCGAGTGCGGCCAAAAAGgaccaaaataacaaaaaaaaaagacttttaacCAGATCACCTactcaaaaataacaaaatgaccTTAAATTACctagtaaataacaaaaaagaccTTTAATCTGATCACCaactcaaaaataacaaaatgaccTTAAATTACCtagtaaataacaaaaagacCTTTAATCTGATCACCAACTCCTAAACCTAGTAAATAACATATCTAAATTTTCTTGGTTAGAAGCCAAATTAATTGTagtattctcttcttcttctttttttggagtTAAGTGGATTATTAGcaatatttatgatatatgcTAAAAACAATACTTATgcttgtttcaaaaaaaatatgataggCAAAAGTGGAAGTTATAAAATTGTACCTGCAAAGTGGAAAGAGCAGCAAGGCAGCCGCGGATGTCACAATTAGAATATCCCCATCCTTGTAGATCTCCAACGGTTACGAATTTCTCTTTACCTCTCGGCATTCTAACATGaacatattaacaaacaaaaagtgcATCGTTAGCATAAATCCCCTACTAACTTACAACTGACCAATCAATTAATGGATGATGTTTGTATGTTATTCACCTAGCGCATATCTTCTCGAGAGTGTAGACAACAAAACGCTTGAACTCCTCAGGGTTACCTTTGGAAGGGTTGTGTCTGTTCCCAATGGCAACAACGATAGGTCGACCCAACTTGTCATGACCCTGCATACACACCTTCTTGTGCGAGAGATCATTCGCAATCTCAGATTCAGGTATGTGTCCTTTTGGGAGCATGCTTCTCTTCCAAGTCAGGTACTTGAGAAACAGCGTTGAAGCCTTTTCAATGTCGAGGTCACGCGCCCTCAGAAACCGCCTTATCATCAGATCATCCACCTCCTGAGCAAATTCAGACAAGACATATCGTTAAAGAGCgctatcaaaatcaaaagactaGATATCAAAGAGCTAGTTGACTTTTTCTTGACAGGAAATCGAAAAGAGACCTTAGTTGCGGGATCTTGTCGGTCGCAAAGAGCTCTCATGATCCCGACTTTGCTCCTTTCGATCTCATCTTCGATCAACGGACCATTGTTGTCATTCtcagctgctgctgcttcttgtTTGCACTCTTTCTTATCCATTACGTTTCTCCGGTGAACGAGGAGGACCAGATCTTGAAATTGGTGGAGAGAAGAAAGCGGTTGGGATAGAGATCATAAATGAGGGCAAAGATTAAGTATCATTCAATGCAAAGTCGGGCTGCTCTCCCCTTCAATGGCGACACTCACCTACCAACCCTACTCTTCCTTACAATTCCGACTCATCTATTGACTCATCCCAGCTCTTTTGTCGGGACTCTACGGGAGGAAGACGATCTCACGCTCCAGTCATAATGGGCCTATATTAAGGCCCACTTTCTATTGTGTGAGCACACGACACAACCTTAGTAAAGAGACTTGTTTTTATGGTGCTGGACGATTTATAGGCCCCTTTACATAGAGCCCATGGCAGAAGCTTGTCTCCAGTTGTGTGTagaaagaatataaaacaaTTACACTAATTGATTTTGCAAACTAATTCGTATCTTTTTCAAATATCTTTCCACATGTAGCAGCAGCAATAAACAGATCTGCTTCgttgcaaaatatttttttgattgcaTGTACCAACCACGAATACAGctaacacaaacacacaaattcagtaaaaaaaaaaaaatctaaaaatacatCAACCTAATCAAAAAGTTCATAAGCATTTCTTTTATACGGTCCACGCCTTATATCATGTCATATAAATTAAGGGTTTTGGTCGGGGACGCCCCAATAGAAGATGAAAGCCCAGCACATATTTGCTGCTTCTGTCACGTGTCGTAATCCTGGTTGGGCAGCTGAACGACTTGGTGATGTGTGGTTGCTTTTTCGAGAAAACGGCAACGTCATAGCCATATCACCACTAAAGTCTAAAGGTGTTTTTCTTAATCGTAGCTAGTTCACGTTCGGATTATTTTTGTCTATTAATCATTGTTTAGGTTCggataatttgtttcctttcagtagttaaaaaaatattatccacAATAGAGTTATAcacattttaagtgattaaatagtgatttgtgtgaaatttacaaatcatatgttatttaatcatgaattttaataattttaaaagttctagaACATTTGaaaggatttgtttagttaaaaatacagaaatccaaatctcatggttttagataggatttgaaagaattttacagaaaaatcatatgaacttccctaaaatctatcaaaattctaaatttcctaattcccatcaaattctccagaattatggtttgaatacacccctatATACGATCTCTTGTAAATGATTGTATTGTTTCGGTTAGAAATAATAACATATTAATCCACACACACAAATCGAAATTTGAGAATATTGTTTTTTCAGACATGGAATCCCATCCCGCATTTTACTACTACTACATGAATCATATAATCATGATTACTTGTTCTGAATGGATAACATAAGTCTAgcaaatttatttgttttggttggttgaatggattgagaagaaaaaagtaagcAAGTAGGGAAACGAACATGTgatcacagaaaaaaaaagcaaatattgAGCTGTTTAATGCCCCGCAAAATTTGAAACTAATCTCccaatttataataatatactgTTTGGTTTGCATTCgactttaaataaaaaacctcaaaattgACAATCATACTATATTGTCACACTAGTCAAATACTACAACAAGGTAATAATAacctttataaaaataatattataggCCCGGGCACAATATGCTAGTATGTAACTTTTTCACAATAAAGCAGGTCGCTTTCCACacacttcttctcctttttctttttctccaacgGTCggaaatagtaatattttttaattcgtCCGCTAGTCAAAAAGTGAATCTTTTTTTACAGTGTTtcggcaaaagaaaaaaaagaattacatcATTAAGTTGCACAGTTTTTAACTGTTGAGCCTCGTCCTTTAGGCATGTGCCACCTATAACCAACAGAGACCCTTTTAGCTTTGTTGGCAAAACGTCAAGAGATAAGACAACTCATAGAACCAATCTCCATGATTACTTACTATTTATCGTCTTTAGAATAGGATTTTGATTCATAATTACAATTTACGTACGGTAAGGATCATAATCGTATAGCtcattatataagaaaaaaacaccCATTAccatatttgtttatttggtaGAGATAACTAATTGTACAGATAAAAATATTCTATGctagttaaaaaagaaaaacaaaaactactgTATTTTGCTAGGAACAAAAAGACAAATTAAGCTGactatatttataattttaattaatacagaAATAAAGAAGCTCAAACATGGCTATGTATTGAAGCTTCAGAGTGTAATAATACTAGTAGCCAAGAAAATTATTAGCGTGGGTTTGTTAcatgattaaaaaagaaaccttCAATCAAGTTTTTAGTATTACAATAGTAGTATTAGTTA from Camelina sativa cultivar DH55 chromosome 3, Cs, whole genome shotgun sequence includes:
- the LOC104758800 gene encoding random slug protein 5-like encodes the protein MDKKECKQEAAAAENDNNGPLIEDEIERSKVGIMRALCDRQDPATKEVDDLMIRRFLRARDLDIEKASTLFLKYLTWKRSMLPKGHIPESEIANDLSHKKVCMQGHDKLGRPIVVAIGNRHNPSKGNPEEFKRFVVYTLEKICARMPRGKEKFVTVGDLQGWGYSNCDIRGCLAALSTLQDCYPERLGKLYIVHAPYIFMTAWKVIYPFIDANTKKKIVFVENKKLTPTLLEDIDENQLPDIYGGKLPLVPIQET